In a genomic window of Planctomycetaceae bacterium:
- a CDS encoding helix-turn-helix transcriptional regulator: MKPESMDAVFVALGHQTRRKILDIVKSLPGCSVADVAKYFEDITRIAVMKHLDVLTAADLIVSRKVGRRRELFFNAVPIQLIYDRWTTEYSRFWASQAVDLKYLLESRIEASDKSD; the protein is encoded by the coding sequence ATGAAGCCTGAATCAATGGATGCCGTGTTTGTGGCCCTGGGTCATCAGACTCGGCGAAAAATCCTGGACATCGTCAAGTCCTTGCCCGGTTGCAGTGTTGCGGATGTGGCAAAGTACTTCGAAGACATTACGCGCATTGCGGTGATGAAGCATCTGGATGTCCTGACGGCGGCTGACCTAATCGTGTCTCGCAAGGTCGGTCGCCGACGAGAATTGTTCTTTAACGCGGTGCCCATCCAGTTGATCTATGATCGCTGGACGACTGAATACAGCCGTTTTTGGGCATCTCAGGCTGTGGATCTGAAGTACCTGTTGGAGAGTCGGATCGAAGCGAGCGACAAATCCGACTAG
- a CDS encoding SRPBCC domain-containing protein: protein MSETTQHISRVVIKAGIQQVWEALTKQGEVLPHFFGSVMHTTGLQPGAQLRMRSPDGAFTGVVGEILECDPPYRFSHTFRFTNFDEAPCRVTYELKEVEGGTEFTLISDRIPAGTKTEKQMIQGGPFITDVLKSVVETGRPSFGKRLLLRVIGMMSFMTPAKCRSENWPLDRAV, encoded by the coding sequence ATGTCCGAAACAACACAGCATATCAGTCGTGTCGTGATCAAAGCCGGGATTCAGCAAGTCTGGGAAGCACTGACGAAGCAGGGCGAGGTGCTGCCGCACTTCTTTGGTTCCGTCATGCACACAACCGGATTGCAACCCGGTGCACAGCTTCGTATGCGAAGTCCTGATGGTGCATTTACCGGAGTAGTCGGTGAGATTCTGGAATGTGACCCGCCGTATCGTTTTTCCCATACGTTTCGGTTTACAAACTTTGATGAAGCTCCGTGTCGTGTTACCTACGAACTTAAAGAAGTCGAAGGTGGTACGGAGTTCACGTTGATTTCCGACCGGATTCCGGCGGGGACAAAGACCGAAAAGCAGATGATTCAGGGAGGCCCGTTCATCACGGATGTGCTCAAGTCGGTCGTGGAAACCGGTCGGCCGTCTTTTGGCAAACGATTGTTGCTTCGAGTGATCGGGATGATGAGCTTTATGACACCTGCAAAATGCCGCAGCGAAAACTGGCCACTGGATCGGGCAGTTTGA
- a CDS encoding SRPBCC domain-containing protein: MNIDCTADFPVTDAECKKVTGRTLTQWFSVIDERDDLKSKRRDCINWIYEDVGMTNVWWPTTIWVEYERFKGIVNKKDGRIEGFNICATKTINAPPADVYAAWTTPALLRKWFGSKSKATVENGGAFSDGDGNSGTFLRVREKKDLRFTWIQPGAEAPTQVDVVFSDKGKNKTGLMLNHQRIQNRNEADGLRRAWGECFDRLKSLLEE, translated from the coding sequence ATGAACATCGACTGTACGGCTGATTTTCCGGTCACGGATGCCGAATGCAAGAAAGTTACCGGAAGAACTCTGACGCAATGGTTCAGTGTGATCGACGAACGCGATGACCTGAAATCAAAGCGTCGTGATTGCATCAACTGGATCTATGAAGATGTCGGAATGACAAATGTCTGGTGGCCCACCACCATCTGGGTGGAATACGAGCGATTCAAAGGCATCGTTAACAAGAAGGACGGTCGTATCGAAGGGTTCAACATCTGTGCAACGAAGACAATTAATGCTCCGCCGGCTGATGTCTATGCGGCATGGACGACACCAGCACTTCTGAGAAAGTGGTTTGGCAGCAAGTCTAAAGCGACGGTGGAGAATGGTGGCGCGTTCAGCGACGGTGATGGCAACTCCGGCACGTTTCTGCGGGTTCGCGAAAAGAAGGATCTTCGCTTTACGTGGATTCAGCCAGGGGCAGAAGCCCCAACACAGGTCGATGTCGTATTCTCGGATAAGGGCAAAAACAAGACGGGACTGATGCTGAATCATCAGAGAATTCAAAACCGGAATGAAGCTGACGGATTACGCCGCGCGTGGGGAGAATGCTTTGATCGACTGAAATCGCTGCTTGAAGAGTAG
- a CDS encoding DUF1501 domain-containing protein: protein MQKANRVPRNTQSDNLWRPGRRTAMAAGTLMALQGFWGSVSSVASTLSPISQSRRRAKSVILIFNCGAPSHTDLWDMKPNAPSEVRGEFSPISTNVSGIEISELLPEVAKRMDRLAVVRTLHHSHGGHNSGMYWSTVGKPYRIDSTLINPSRADVPCFGTLVNWLAQRDGYSGSVPPYVITPQPHCDSFAYLTPGQFGSCLGSRFDPFVLNADPNAKGFQVKSLRRNDSISAERMASRSSLLDSLDLHSVALAECDMTRDLDVQRAKAMNLIATGQAADAFDLSQEPDSVRDRYGRHSWGQSHLLARRLIEAGSRFVTTVNGPSITWDTHKDNFNQMKNRLVPPMERAYVALLDDLKERGLLDETLVVWMGDFGRTPRINKDAGRDHWPQCYSMVLAGGGIRGGQVIGESDKTGAAPRLRPVTPADIHATVFAALGYDASRIIYQLHDGRPAIVSDGDVLQELLT from the coding sequence ATGCAGAAAGCGAACCGAGTTCCTCGAAACACGCAGAGTGACAACTTGTGGCGGCCCGGTCGGCGCACTGCCATGGCAGCCGGTACCCTGATGGCGTTACAGGGTTTCTGGGGAAGTGTGTCGTCGGTGGCGTCAACGTTGTCGCCCATTTCGCAGTCGCGGAGACGCGCGAAGTCGGTAATCCTGATCTTCAACTGCGGTGCTCCCAGTCACACCGATTTGTGGGACATGAAGCCGAATGCACCATCGGAAGTCCGTGGCGAATTCTCACCAATTTCAACAAATGTCAGCGGCATCGAGATCTCGGAACTGCTGCCCGAAGTTGCAAAGCGGATGGATCGTCTGGCCGTGGTTCGCACTTTGCATCATTCACACGGCGGGCACAATTCCGGCATGTACTGGTCCACTGTCGGAAAGCCCTATCGAATTGACAGTACTCTGATCAACCCCAGTCGGGCCGACGTTCCTTGTTTTGGCACACTGGTAAACTGGCTGGCTCAGCGCGACGGCTATTCAGGAAGCGTTCCTCCGTATGTCATCACTCCGCAGCCGCACTGTGACAGCTTTGCCTATCTGACTCCCGGACAGTTTGGCAGTTGCCTGGGAAGCCGATTCGATCCGTTTGTGTTGAATGCAGATCCCAATGCGAAGGGGTTTCAGGTGAAGAGCCTGAGGCGGAATGATTCGATCAGTGCCGAGAGGATGGCCAGTCGAAGTTCGCTGCTTGATTCTCTTGACCTTCATTCGGTGGCACTGGCGGAATGCGATATGACTCGCGATCTGGATGTTCAGCGTGCAAAGGCAATGAATCTTATTGCGACTGGCCAGGCGGCAGATGCTTTCGATCTGTCACAGGAACCGGATTCTGTTCGTGATCGATATGGTCGCCACAGCTGGGGACAGTCTCACCTGCTGGCCCGCCGACTGATTGAAGCGGGCAGCCGTTTTGTTACGACGGTCAACGGTCCGTCCATTACATGGGACACGCACAAAGACAACTTTAACCAGATGAAGAATCGGCTGGTTCCTCCTATGGAACGAGCTTACGTGGCCTTGCTGGATGATCTGAAAGAACGCGGCCTGCTGGATGAAACTCTGGTTGTCTGGATGGGCGATTTTGGTCGGACACCCAGAATCAACAAGGATGCTGGACGAGATCACTGGCCGCAATGTTATTCGATGGTGCTGGCTGGTGGTGGTATTCGCGGCGGTCAGGTGATTGGTGAATCCGACAAGACCGGAGCTGCTCCAAGACTGCGACCCGTGACACCAGCCGATATTCACGCCACCGTCTTCGCCGCACTGGGTTATGACGCGAGTCGGATCATATACCAGCTGCATGACGGACGGCCGGCCATTGTCAGTGATGGTGATGTGCTTCAGGAACTGTTGACCTGA
- a CDS encoding nucleoside deaminase — MNRHFLREAIRLSTEKMESNEGGPFGAVIVQNGIVVGRGWNRVTSTNDPTAHAEVIAIRDACSHLKTYSLDGCELYSSCEPCPLCLAAAYWAHLNQIYYAATCDDAAAAGFDDRNFYSEIRKPAEERTLPMQQALREEALVALHAWTKKEDRLQY, encoded by the coding sequence ATGAACCGCCACTTTCTTCGAGAAGCGATTCGGTTGTCGACTGAAAAGATGGAATCCAACGAAGGCGGCCCTTTTGGTGCTGTGATCGTGCAAAACGGGATCGTCGTCGGTCGAGGATGGAATCGTGTTACTTCCACGAACGATCCAACGGCCCACGCAGAGGTCATAGCGATCCGGGACGCATGTTCGCATCTGAAAACATATTCACTGGACGGCTGCGAGCTCTACAGTAGTTGTGAGCCCTGTCCGCTTTGCCTGGCTGCCGCGTACTGGGCTCATTTAAACCAGATCTACTATGCGGCCACCTGCGATGACGCCGCGGCCGCCGGATTTGATGATCGGAACTTCTACAGTGAGATTCGGAAGCCGGCAGAAGAGCGCACACTTCCCATGCAACAAGCTCTGCGTGAAGAAGCACTTGTCGCTCTGCATGCATGGACAAAGAAGGAAGACCGACTGCAATATTGA
- a CDS encoding LysR family transcriptional regulator has product MELDQLRYFLQIAERGSFSRAAEDLTISQPALSRSIQKLEAELGQPVFERRTRSVSLTDAGTLLQARAQQVLTILEDTKAEITDDGASGRIRVGAIPTIAPYFLPQVLRQFSKEFPKATLIVQESTTDDLLKACTQGEIDLAVLALPVPVRYLEVEELFEEELLLVLPPGHPLTEKARIRVSDVKAYPFVLLDEAHCLSENIVSFCRQRSFQPVAVEKTSQLTMVQELVSLSHGVSMIPAMARDVDQSNRRVYRSFSGQKPMRTVAVVWNPYRFQSRLIRIFRKRLRQFQTDKEPGASCKFDE; this is encoded by the coding sequence GTGGAACTCGATCAGCTCAGATACTTCCTGCAAATCGCGGAACGAGGCAGCTTCTCACGCGCGGCGGAGGATCTGACGATTTCCCAGCCCGCGCTCAGTCGTTCGATTCAGAAGCTGGAGGCCGAACTTGGTCAGCCGGTGTTCGAACGCAGGACACGGTCCGTTTCACTGACAGATGCCGGAACTCTGCTGCAGGCCCGAGCACAGCAGGTGCTGACCATTCTGGAAGACACGAAAGCGGAAATCACAGATGACGGCGCAAGTGGTCGCATTCGAGTCGGCGCGATTCCCACCATCGCTCCCTACTTTCTGCCCCAGGTTCTGCGTCAGTTTTCAAAAGAGTTTCCGAAAGCGACGCTGATCGTTCAGGAAAGCACGACCGACGATCTGCTGAAAGCCTGTACTCAGGGTGAAATTGATCTGGCGGTTCTGGCGCTGCCTGTTCCGGTGCGGTACCTGGAAGTGGAGGAACTGTTCGAAGAAGAACTGCTGCTTGTTCTGCCGCCGGGACATCCTCTCACAGAAAAAGCCAGGATCCGAGTCAGCGATGTCAAAGCGTATCCGTTCGTTCTGCTGGATGAAGCACACTGCCTGTCGGAAAACATCGTGTCCTTCTGCCGCCAGCGTTCCTTTCAACCCGTTGCTGTGGAGAAAACCAGCCAACTGACAATGGTTCAGGAACTGGTTTCACTCTCTCACGGCGTCTCCATGATCCCCGCCATGGCCCGCGACGTCGACCAAAGCAACCGTCGAGTCTACCGTTCATTTTCCGGACAAAAGCCCATGCGTACGGTGGCTGTCGTTTGGAATCCCTACCGCTTCCAAAGCCGACTCATCCGCATCTTCCGGAAGCGCCTGCGCCAGTTCCAAACGGACAAAGAGCCGGGAGCTTCATGCAAATTCGATGAATGA
- the katG gene encoding catalase/peroxidase HPI, whose amino-acid sequence MKKPAIIACGSFVSAVLITVATVSADESETLKESLKPMNPSQCPVMGNVQPAMARHTAAGAMSNRDWWPEQLNLRILHQNSAKGNPLGDGFNYAEEFQKLDLEAVKKDLRELMTTSQDWWPADYGHYGPLFIRMAWHSAGTYRVSDGRGGAGYGTQRFAPLNSWPDNANLDKARRLLWPVKQKYGQRISWADLMILTGNVALESMGFQTLGFGGGRADVWEPQEDIYWGPESEWLGDHRYSDGHDLQNPLAAVQMGLIYVNPEGPGGKPSALEAAKDIRETFARMAMNDEETVALIAGGHTFGKSHGAASAEHVGPEPEGAGIEQQGLGWKNSFGKGNAEDTITSGLEGAWSTTPTQWSNGYFDNLFGYDWDLVKSPAGAWQWKPTDPAAEGTVPDAHDPNKSHAPMMFTTDMALRMDPVYNRISKRFHENPDEFAAAFANAWYKLTHRDMGPVSRLLGPDVPEPKIWQDPVPEVDHKLVRLEQVAELKTTLLNSGLSASELVRTAWASASTFRGTDKRGGANGARIRLAPQKDWEVNNPAELTKVLNVLENVQQSFNNAQSDGTKVSLADLIVLGGCAAVEQAAKEAGVPTVVPFTPGRTDATQEMTDVESFSVLEPTSDGFRNFHAREIDRPAEELLIDRAHKLSLTAPEMTVLIGGLRVLNANSGPGPLAQLGVFTQQPGTLSNDFFVNLLDIDTEWQKSAVCDHFFEGRDRRTGEVRWTASRVDLIFGSNSQLRAIAEVYAADDAREKFVHDFVAAWTKVMELDRFEVAGH is encoded by the coding sequence ATGAAAAAGCCAGCGATTATTGCCTGTGGATCGTTCGTCAGTGCGGTATTGATCACTGTCGCGACCGTTTCGGCCGACGAATCGGAAACCCTCAAAGAAAGCCTCAAACCTATGAATCCAAGCCAATGTCCTGTGATGGGAAATGTTCAGCCCGCGATGGCTCGCCACACGGCTGCCGGAGCCATGTCGAACCGCGACTGGTGGCCCGAACAACTGAACCTTCGCATCCTGCATCAGAATTCAGCGAAGGGCAATCCGCTGGGCGATGGTTTCAACTACGCCGAAGAATTTCAGAAGCTGGATCTGGAAGCCGTCAAGAAAGATCTTCGGGAACTGATGACGACATCGCAGGACTGGTGGCCAGCTGACTACGGTCATTACGGCCCACTGTTCATTCGCATGGCCTGGCACAGTGCGGGGACGTATCGAGTGTCCGATGGACGTGGTGGTGCGGGTTACGGGACCCAGCGATTTGCACCTCTGAACAGTTGGCCGGATAACGCCAACCTGGATAAAGCTCGACGACTGCTGTGGCCCGTTAAGCAGAAATATGGTCAACGCATTTCCTGGGCGGACCTGATGATTCTGACCGGCAACGTCGCTCTGGAATCAATGGGCTTTCAGACGCTGGGCTTTGGCGGCGGGCGAGCAGACGTCTGGGAGCCTCAGGAAGACATCTACTGGGGGCCGGAAAGCGAATGGCTGGGAGACCATCGTTACAGCGATGGACACGATCTGCAGAATCCACTGGCTGCCGTACAGATGGGACTTATCTATGTGAATCCGGAAGGCCCCGGTGGCAAGCCGAGTGCTCTGGAGGCCGCGAAAGATATTCGAGAAACATTTGCTCGCATGGCGATGAATGACGAAGAAACTGTGGCACTGATCGCCGGTGGACACACGTTCGGAAAGTCACACGGCGCGGCCAGTGCGGAACATGTGGGGCCGGAACCGGAAGGGGCCGGAATCGAGCAGCAGGGGCTGGGCTGGAAGAACTCCTTCGGCAAAGGGAACGCGGAAGACACGATCACCAGCGGTCTGGAAGGAGCATGGTCCACCACGCCGACACAATGGTCAAACGGCTACTTCGATAATCTGTTCGGATATGACTGGGATCTGGTGAAGAGTCCGGCCGGAGCGTGGCAGTGGAAGCCGACCGATCCCGCCGCCGAAGGAACTGTCCCGGATGCTCACGACCCTAACAAGTCGCATGCACCGATGATGTTCACCACGGACATGGCCCTGCGGATGGACCCGGTCTACAACCGGATCTCAAAACGCTTTCATGAGAACCCGGACGAATTTGCGGCCGCCTTTGCGAATGCATGGTACAAACTGACACACCGCGACATGGGACCAGTCTCGCGACTGCTGGGTCCAGACGTTCCTGAACCAAAGATCTGGCAGGACCCGGTGCCAGAGGTGGATCACAAGCTGGTCCGTTTGGAACAGGTTGCCGAACTGAAGACGACTCTGTTGAATTCCGGCCTGTCAGCGTCGGAGCTGGTGAGGACAGCGTGGGCATCGGCTTCCACATTCCGGGGAACCGACAAACGCGGCGGCGCCAACGGTGCTCGCATTCGCCTTGCTCCACAGAAGGACTGGGAAGTCAACAACCCGGCCGAGCTGACAAAGGTGCTGAACGTGCTGGAAAACGTCCAGCAGTCGTTCAACAACGCTCAATCTGACGGAACGAAGGTTTCGCTGGCGGACCTGATCGTTCTGGGTGGTTGTGCTGCCGTTGAACAGGCCGCGAAAGAGGCGGGCGTTCCGACTGTTGTTCCGTTTACACCCGGTCGAACCGACGCGACTCAGGAAATGACGGACGTCGAATCGTTCTCGGTACTGGAACCGACATCGGACGGATTCCGGAACTTTCACGCGCGCGAAATTGATCGGCCTGCGGAAGAACTGCTGATCGATCGAGCTCACAAACTAAGTCTGACGGCTCCTGAAATGACCGTTCTGATCGGCGGTCTGCGTGTTCTCAACGCCAATTCCGGCCCCGGCCCGCTTGCTCAACTGGGCGTGTTTACTCAGCAACCGGGAACACTGTCGAATGATTTCTTTGTGAATCTGCTGGACATCGATACCGAATGGCAGAAGTCGGCCGTGTGCGACCACTTCTTCGAAGGTCGCGATCGCAGGACAGGCGAAGTCCGGTGGACGGCCAGCCGAGTCGACCTGATCTTCGGCTCGAATTCTCAACTGCGAGCCATCGCTGAAGTCTATGCCGCTGATGACGCACGAGAGAAATTCGTGCACGACTTCGTGGCCGCCTGGACAAAGGTCATGGAGCTGGACCGGTTTGAAGTGGCTGGTCACTGA
- a CDS encoding PEP-CTERM sorting domain-containing protein, whose protein sequence is MKTVKALFLTGAIVAVLGQPCEAAWSWSGFFGGGTSSGWGSTTTYTTTSTTSGTTSGGSTSGGGTPAVPEPGTMVLMGTALAAAGFRRYRSAKTTAEA, encoded by the coding sequence ATGAAAACGGTGAAAGCATTGTTCCTGACGGGAGCAATCGTTGCCGTGCTGGGGCAGCCATGCGAAGCCGCATGGTCGTGGTCTGGCTTTTTCGGAGGCGGAACATCGAGCGGCTGGGGCTCGACAACCACTTACACGACGACCTCTACAACCAGTGGCACGACAAGTGGTGGATCGACCAGTGGTGGTGGAACACCAGCTGTTCCGGAACCAGGGACGATGGTGCTGATGGGCACGGCACTGGCTGCTGCCGGATTTCGGCGGTATCGATCGGCAAAAACAACCGCAGAAGCATAG
- a CDS encoding exosortase/archaeosortase family protein — MIKTRESDSCQPDLLSSGQTPFGLIGILAVVFAWAWWPVFQVLGVRWSQDPQYSHGYFVPFIAAYILWIRLSKVSRTSSHPAWTGLLLVASGAVAYLLGAHLYFEWLEHISMLPILMGISLLLGGRWLFRVCLPAVAYLAFMIPMPYSLETAMAMPLQSLAGRCSEFLLQILGIAAIRNGNLIRVEEHVLGVAEACSGMRMLVVFFAVSAAIALVVERNWIEKLFVILSAVPIALFCNVVRITVTGVLYSVAGRELAEKVFHDVAGWLMMPAALGLVCAELKYLSLVFPAHSGQYAFSRPAIVPANPATSSGGVA; from the coding sequence ATGATAAAAACCAGAGAATCTGATTCTTGTCAGCCAGACCTCTTATCTTCCGGGCAGACTCCCTTTGGGCTCATAGGTATTCTTGCCGTGGTTTTCGCCTGGGCATGGTGGCCTGTTTTTCAGGTGCTTGGCGTGCGTTGGTCTCAGGACCCTCAGTATTCGCATGGCTACTTTGTCCCATTCATTGCCGCTTACATTCTGTGGATTCGGTTATCTAAGGTCTCCAGGACTTCATCGCATCCAGCATGGACCGGGTTATTGCTTGTGGCGTCCGGTGCAGTAGCCTATCTCCTGGGCGCGCATCTGTATTTTGAATGGCTCGAACATATTTCGATGCTCCCTATTCTGATGGGGATATCACTCCTGCTGGGAGGGCGATGGCTGTTCCGTGTTTGCCTCCCGGCGGTGGCGTACCTGGCCTTCATGATTCCAATGCCGTATTCCCTTGAGACGGCGATGGCAATGCCCCTCCAGTCGCTTGCAGGCAGATGCTCGGAGTTTCTGCTTCAGATCCTGGGAATTGCTGCCATTCGTAACGGAAACCTCATCCGCGTGGAAGAACACGTGCTGGGTGTTGCTGAAGCCTGCAGTGGAATGCGGATGCTGGTGGTGTTTTTTGCAGTTTCTGCTGCGATTGCTTTGGTTGTGGAACGCAATTGGATTGAGAAACTATTCGTCATTCTAAGCGCCGTACCGATCGCACTATTCTGCAACGTGGTGAGAATCACGGTGACTGGCGTCCTGTATTCGGTAGCAGGCCGCGAACTGGCCGAGAAGGTATTTCATGACGTTGCAGGCTGGTTAATGATGCCCGCGGCACTGGGGCTGGTTTGCGCAGAACTCAAGTACCTTTCGCTCGTATTCCCCGCACATTCAGGTCAATACGCATTCAGTCGCCCGGCGATTGTCCCTGCAAACCCCGCAACCTCTTCAGGAGGAGTTGCCTGA
- a CDS encoding exosortase-associated EpsI family protein, translating into MNSRVLLLAAIVTVAVTGLAHGWRTDRWSTNPAIADAVERLTEIPPQVGRWTSIDQKLSDVELNVGEIRGYVKREYKHLDTGATVHLLLVTGESGPVAVHPPTACFTARGYHATSSPSIWAPLPSDFDDRFLQADFRNTAVDDSTFVRVYWAWRSDSNWQVPDNPRLFFAGSPHLHKLYLSEQWVRTGFSDSGPGAAKLLMQELLPHINTALAGSHP; encoded by the coding sequence ATGAATTCCCGCGTACTCCTGCTGGCTGCAATCGTGACGGTGGCCGTTACAGGGCTGGCACATGGCTGGAGGACCGATCGCTGGTCGACGAATCCCGCCATCGCTGATGCTGTCGAGCGACTCACTGAGATTCCTCCGCAGGTTGGTCGATGGACATCCATTGACCAGAAACTCTCGGATGTGGAACTGAATGTCGGAGAAATTCGTGGTTATGTGAAGCGCGAATACAAGCATCTCGATACGGGGGCGACCGTTCATCTGCTGCTGGTGACCGGAGAATCCGGCCCTGTTGCGGTACACCCACCAACAGCCTGCTTCACCGCGCGGGGATATCACGCGACCAGTTCTCCTTCGATTTGGGCGCCTCTGCCGTCTGATTTTGATGACCGATTTCTGCAGGCTGACTTCAGAAATACTGCGGTCGACGACTCAACTTTCGTCCGGGTCTACTGGGCGTGGAGATCTGATAGCAATTGGCAGGTACCAGACAATCCTCGCCTGTTCTTTGCCGGTTCCCCGCATCTGCACAAACTGTATCTGTCAGAACAATGGGTCCGGACTGGTTTCTCCGACTCTGGCCCCGGTGCAGCGAAATTGCTCATGCAGGAACTGCTGCCACATATCAACACTGCTCTGGCTGGAAGTCATCCATAA
- a CDS encoding His/Gly/Thr/Pro-type tRNA ligase C-terminal domain-containing protein → MRSHQEGKLVKNAAGELEVEKLPDGSPKHRGSGKDLTYFDDQIRERFLPHVIEPSAGADRATLAFICEAYHEDQQPDEKGVMQERLVMKFHPRIAPVKAAVFPLIKKEGMPEKAAEIFGNLKAAGLNVQYDQQGAIGRRYRRQDEIGTPFCITVDGDTATDKCVTVRDRDSLQQERIPVDRVVDEITARLKA, encoded by the coding sequence TTGCGATCTCACCAGGAAGGCAAGCTGGTTAAGAATGCTGCGGGTGAACTGGAAGTTGAAAAACTGCCTGATGGTTCACCAAAGCATCGTGGCAGCGGCAAAGATCTGACATACTTTGATGATCAGATCCGCGAGCGTTTCCTGCCGCACGTGATCGAACCTTCAGCCGGGGCTGACCGAGCAACCCTTGCTTTTATCTGTGAGGCGTATCACGAAGATCAGCAGCCTGACGAGAAAGGCGTCATGCAGGAACGACTTGTCATGAAGTTTCATCCGCGTATCGCACCAGTCAAAGCAGCCGTCTTCCCATTGATCAAGAAGGAAGGCATGCCTGAAAAGGCCGCTGAAATCTTTGGAAACCTGAAAGCGGCCGGTCTGAACGTTCAGTACGACCAGCAGGGAGCGATCGGCCGCCGCTATCGACGGCAGGATGAAATCGGGACGCCATTCTGCATCACGGTCGATGGTGATACTGCGACTGACAAGTGTGTGACCGTCCGTGACCGGGACAGTCTGCAACAGGAACGAATCCCCGTCGACCGCGTGGTTGACGAGATTACAGCTCGCCTGAAGGCGTGA
- the trpA gene encoding tryptophan synthase subunit alpha — translation MSRINDAFHTALSANRMTFMPFATAGDPDLTTTREVLLALRDAEVDMIELGFPYSDPIADGPVIQASYTRALENGVTVNGIFEMMDTLRDQSMPPILAMVSYAIIFRYGVNAFAKRAAEAGFSGLIIPDLPAEEAREMDELAASYDLDTVQLVAPTTAPERVAEILAASRGFVYRISVAGTTGVRNELPAELSVQLQQLRKQTTLPLAVGFGIASPDQVPSLQGVADGVIVGSAVVRKAAEAANAKDAAVAVKAFAEDMVRAVQSASPSLATGV, via the coding sequence ATGTCTCGAATCAATGATGCATTCCACACGGCATTGTCCGCCAACCGCATGACATTCATGCCTTTTGCCACTGCCGGAGACCCCGATCTGACGACGACCCGAGAAGTGCTGCTTGCACTCCGAGATGCCGAAGTCGACATGATTGAGCTTGGTTTCCCGTACAGCGACCCAATTGCAGATGGTCCCGTTATTCAGGCTTCTTACACTCGCGCCTTGGAGAATGGCGTCACCGTCAATGGCATCTTCGAAATGATGGACACGCTGCGTGACCAGTCCATGCCACCAATTCTGGCCATGGTTTCCTACGCCATCATCTTTCGATACGGTGTCAATGCGTTTGCAAAGCGGGCCGCCGAAGCTGGATTCAGTGGACTGATTATCCCCGATCTTCCTGCCGAAGAAGCCCGCGAAATGGACGAACTGGCCGCCAGCTATGATCTGGACACAGTGCAGCTGGTCGCTCCAACGACGGCACCGGAACGCGTGGCCGAGATTCTCGCTGCATCACGCGGCTTTGTGTACCGCATTTCAGTGGCAGGAACAACCGGCGTTCGCAATGAACTGCCTGCCGAACTGTCTGTACAGCTGCAGCAATTACGCAAACAAACGACTTTGCCGCTCGCCGTGGGATTCGGCATCGCAAGTCCTGATCAGGTTCCGTCGCTGCAGGGTGTTGCCGACGGTGTCATCGTCGGATCGGCGGTGGTCCGCAAAGCGGCGGAGGCTGCCAACGCAAAGGACGCAGCGGTTGCTGTAAAAGCTTTTGCTGAAGACATGGTTCGAGCCGTTCAATCGGCTTCGCCATCGCTGGCGACCGGGGTCTGA